In a genomic window of Oreochromis aureus strain Israel breed Guangdong linkage group 13, ZZ_aureus, whole genome shotgun sequence:
- the si:dkey-103j14.5 gene encoding isoaspartyl peptidase/L-asparaginase: MSAVLVVHGGAWAIPDELAKASVDGVKTAACEGFSVLKRGGSAVDAVEVAVRALEDNTVFDAGHGAVLNKDGEVELDAIIMDGRTLATGAVSSVKNIANPVSLARAVMEKTSHVMLTSQGANLFAESIGISTVPTETLVTEYERREWEKHKNYMTGVIEDFNTQWAHDTVGAVALDSAGNVACATSTGGIRNKMVGRVGDSPIIGCGGYADNFSGAVSCTGHGESILKVTLARLILSKIEQGKSVTEASQMSLQHMGNRVKGAGGAIVVSPSGHWAATFTTERMAWAAVEQDVLWYGLDPHERLKEQLPQ; this comes from the exons ATGTCAGCAGTCTTGGTTGTGCATGGTGGGGCATGGGCCATACCGGATGAACTGGCCAAGGCCTCTGTTGATGGAGTAAAAACTGCAGCATGTGAAGGATTTTCAGTGCTGAAACGAGGAGGAAGTGCAGTGGATGCTGTTGAAGTGGCTGTGAGGGCTTTGGAAGATAACACTGTGTTTGACGCAG GGCACGGAGCAGTACTAAATAAAGATGGAGAAGTGGAGCTGGATGCCATTATCATGGATGGAAGGACACTTGCCACTGGTGCGGTGTCTTCAGTAAAGAACATTGCCAACCCCGTTTCACTGGCACGGGCAGTGATGGAAAAG ACTTCCCATGTGATGTTGACAAGCCAAGGTGCAAACTTGTTCGCAGAAAGCATTGGTATAAGCACAGTCCCCACTGAAACACTGGTGACTGAGTATGAGAGGAGAGAATGGGAGAAGCACAAGAATTACATGACTGGAGTAATAGAAGATTTCAACACTCAGTG GGCTCATGATACCGTTGGAGCAGTAGCTCTTGACTCTGCTGGTAATGTCGCATGTGCAACATCAACGGGAGGGATTAGGAATAAAATGGTTGGAAGAGTAGGAGACTCCCCAATCATTg GCTGTGGAGGATATGCAGACAACTTCAGTGGTGCAGTATCCTGTACCGGACATGGAGAATCTATTCTTAAAGTCACACTGGCCAGACTCATTCTTTCAAAAATTGAACAAG GTAAATCAGTAACAGAGGCTTCGCAGATGTCTCTGCAGCACATGGGAAACCGTGTCAAAGGAGCCGGAGGTGCAATTGTTGTTTCTCCTTCAGGCCACTGGGCTGCCACGTTTACCACTGAGCGAATGGCTTGGGCTGCTGTGGAACAGGATGTACTGTGGTATGGATTAGACCCGCATGAGAGATTAAAAGAGCAGTTGCCGcaataa